Proteins from a single region of Bos javanicus breed banteng chromosome 7, ARS-OSU_banteng_1.0, whole genome shotgun sequence:
- the TRIM58 gene encoding E3 ubiquitin-protein ligase TRIM58, with product MASGSPGERLCEEARCPVCLDFLQNPVSVDCGHSFCLRCISEFCEKSDSAQGGIYACPQCRGPFRLESFRPNRQLASLVDSVRQLGLGAEPSGARLCVRHGEELTRFCEEDQEVLCWVCDTTPEHRSHHTISLQEAARCYQIKLQVAQELVRKELEEASTQEANVGKKTVIWKEKVEMQRQRFRWEFDKYRGFLALEEQLQLRRLEEEERATLQKLRESKNRLVQQSRALKELAEELEERCQRPALGLLEGVGGALSRSKNVTRLEPESIVMELKTMCRIPGMREMLRKFQVDIKLDPATAHPSLLLTADLRSVQDGELWRDVPNNPERFDTWPCILGLQNFSSGRHYWEVMVGERAEWGLGVCQDTVSRKGEITPSPENGVWAMWLLKGSEYMVLASPSVPLLHLERPRCIGIFLDYEAGEVSFYNITSGSFIYTFNHLFSGFLRPYFFICDTTPLILPPMTEVELENWTSRGHSDSASDIRDDSS from the exons ATGGCCTCGGGGTCCCCTGGGGAGCGGCTCTGCGAGGAGGCCCGGTGCCCAGTGTGCCTGGATTTCCTGCAGAATCCCGTCAGTGTGGACTGCGGCCACAGTTTCTGCCTCAGATGCATCTCCGAGTTCTGCGAGAAGTCCGACAGCGCACAGGGCGGCATCTATGCCTGTCCGCAGTGTCGGGGTCCCTTCAGGCTGGAAAGCTTCCGGCCCAACAGGCAGCTGGCCAGCTTGGTGGACAGCGTGCGGCAGCTGGGGCTGGGCGCAGAGCCTTCGGGGGCACGCTTGTGTGTGAGGCATGGCGAGGAGCTGACCCGTTTCTGCGAGGAGGACCAGGaagtgctgtgctgggtctgtgacACCACTCCAGAGCACAGGAGCCACCACACAATATCGCTGCAGGAGGCCGCCAGGTGCTACCAG ATAAAGCTCCAGGTGGCACAGGAGCTTGTGAGGAAAGAGCTGGAGGAAGCCTCAACTCAGGAGGCCAATGTGGGGAAGAAAACTGTTATTTGGAAG gaaaaagtggaaatgcaGAGGCAACGCTTCAGGTGGGAGTTTGATAAGTATCGTGGCTTCCTGGCCCTGGAGGAGCAACTGCAGCTTAGaagactggaggaggaggagcgaGCCACGCTGCAGAAGCTTCGGGAAAGCAAAAACCGGCTGGTTCAGCAGAGCAGGGCCCTGAAGGAGCTGGCAGAGGAGTTGGAGGAGAGGTGCCAGCGACCAGCCCTGGGTCTGCTGGAG ggTGTGGGAGGAGCCTTGAGCCG AAGTAAGAATGTCACACGCCTGGAACCCGAGTCCATCGTTATGGAGCTGAAGACAATGTGTCGCATCCCTGGCATGAGGGAAATGTTGAGGAAGTTCCAAG TTGACATAAAATTGGATCCTGCAACTGCACATCCTAGCCTCCTCTTGACTGCTGATCTGCGCAGTGTGCAGGATGGAGAACTGTGGAGGGATGTCCCCAACAACCCTGAGCGATTTGACACATGGCCCTGTATCCTGGGTTTGCAGAACTTCTCATCAGGGAGGCATTACTGGGAAGTCATGGTGGGAGAAAGAGCAGAATGGGGCTTAGGTGTCTGTCAAGACACAGTGTCAAGAAAGGGGGAAATCACACCATCCCCTGAGAATGGGGTCTGGGCCATGTGGCTTCTGAAGGGAAGTGAGTACATGGTCCTTGCCTCTCCATCAGTTCCTCTCCTCCACCTGGAACGGCCTCGCTGCATTGGGATTTTCTTGGACTATGAAGCAGGGGAAGTCTCCTTTTACAACATCACGAGTGGGTCTTTTATCTACACGTTCAACCACCTGTTCTCTGGTTTTCTTCGACcttattttttcatctgtgacACAACGCCTCTTATCTTACCACCTATGACAGAAGTGGAATTAGAAAATTGGACATCCAGGGGTCATTCTGACTCTGCCTCTGATATCAGAGATGATTCTTCCTAA